A genomic region of Ictalurus furcatus strain D&B chromosome 29, Billie_1.0, whole genome shotgun sequence contains the following coding sequences:
- the asah1b gene encoding acid ceramidase, which produces MAMFLRDLCLFCVFSFVSLQYVPPYTEECRTGMYPPNGPTFKGDVAWYTVNLDLPPSKRWTEIITDKKTDLISMAQAIRDLEDDFVPSGRLAELVDKVLPLMIDTLPYPFNEEMKGIAAASGLPLGDVILFNIFYEVFTVCTSLVAEDPDGNLIHARNMDFGLFMGWDMKNRSWVITEKLKPIVVNVDFRRNNNTVFKSTNFAGYVGMLTGIQPNVFTLTMNERFSLDGGYIGILEWILGKRDGMWMSFLTRAVLENATSYAEAKKLLSDTKLLAPAYFILGGNQSGEACVITRARTQNLNPLELDVKQGRWYVLETNYDHWKAPLFLDDRRTPAMKCMNKTTQANISVKTVYDVLSTKPVLNKLTTYTTLMEVSKGTLESFIRDCPSPCMPW; this is translated from the exons ATGGCGATGTTTCTCCGAGATTTGtgtcttttctgtgtttttagcTTCGTGTCGCTGCAGTATGTCCCTCCG TACACGGAGGAGTGTCGGACGGGGATGTACCCACCCAACGGCCCCAC ATTTAAAGGTGACGTCGCTTGGTACACCGTCAACCTCGACTTGCCCCCGAGCAAGAGATGGACAGAAATCATCACGGATAAGAAGACTGAT CTGATCAGCATGGCCCAGGCCATCAGAGACCTGGAAGACGACTTCGTCCCTAGCGGACGTCTCGCGGAGCTCGTTGACAAGGTTCTG CCCTTGATGATTGACACGCTCCCGTATCCTTTTAACGAAGAAATGAAAGGAATCGCGGCAGCGTCCGGACTTCCTTTAG gcgaTGTCATTCTTTTCAACATTTTCTACGAGGTTTTCACCGTGTGCACTTCGCTGGTCGCCGAAGATCCTGACG GAAACCTCATTCATGCTCGGAATATGGACTTCGGACTTTTTATGGG ttgggaCATGAAGAACCGGTCGTGGGTGATCACGGAGAAGCTGAAGCCTATCGTGGTGAACGTGGATTTCAGGAGGAACAACAACACCGTGTTCAAATCCACAAACTTCGCCGGATACGTGGGCATGCTCACCGGCATCCAGCCT AACGTGTTCACCCTCACCATGAACGAGAGATTCAGCTTGGATGGAGGCTACATCG GAATTCTGGAGTGGATCCTGGGGAAAAGAGACGGCATGTGGATGAGCTTCCTGACTCGCGCCGTCCTAGAAAACGCCACTAG CTATGCCGAAGCTAAGAAGCTGCTGTCCGACACCAAGCTGTTGGCTCCTGCTTACTTTATTCTGGGAGGCAACCAGAGCGGCGAGGCGTGCGTCATCACCCGCGCCCGAACACAAAACCTCAACCCTCTGGA gctggaTGTTAAGCAGGGCCGTTGGTACGTGTTGGAGACGAACTACGACCACTGGAAGGCGCCACTGTTCCTCGACGATCGCAGAACTCCGGCGATGAAGTGCATGAATAAGACCACGCAGGCC AATATCTCCGTAAAGACGGTCTACGACGTCCTGTCCACTAAGCCGGTCTTAAATAAA tTAACTACATACACTACACTCATGGAGGTATCTAAGGGGACGTTGGAATCGTTTATCCGAGACTGTCCGAGCCCCTGCATGCCGTGGTAA
- the LOC128604364 gene encoding butyrophilin subfamily 2 member A2, which produces MILICIASVLACSAAEFSVVTPNASVSALLGSSVVLPCGLSPSLSARTFEVRWYKNDDINNPVLLYQDQKVQGNVRTEYRDRVSLIGELDKGNVSLKLDNLTTVDSGEYTCFVKSLSWYDKRSMDLVVKALGSSPLLSYHEAGEKVNVTCTSAGWSPKPTLTWRDNEGRELPSSHAYYRTGSEGLMNVSSWLLISLSDLEWISCTVGLNHQEVRESRVVPLKGFWREAFISTLVLSLIVLIAFTVLLILFWKGLLPHCSSHKSAKAAADSPESLPAETVPLNAAENTPENAPENAAENAAENTADNATENSAENAPENAPENAPEKATENATRGISALYVPPEITEERSLKDRYKVSLTLDPSTAHGSLHVTGGRKRVHCKNPNADCESKFPHVVSEEELGSGQHYWEVMIWDKTSSAKWKSSWCVGVTQKPHSEDVLRALCYEEGTGLYPNTARFSKIPTEYTMTRLGLHLNCEMNSLSFYNADKTSHNHLHTFNKIPHATYFALFSPGVKDVHPLKILN; this is translated from the exons ATGATACTGATCTGCATCGCGTCTGTTCTGGCCTGTTCAGCAGCAG AGTTCTCCGTAGTCACCCCCAATGCTTCAGTCTCGGCACTGTTGGGTTCTTCAGTCGTCCTGCCCTGTGGTCTTTCTCCATCTTTAAGTGCCAGAACTTTTGAAGTTCGCTGGTACAAGAATGATGACATTAATAACCCGGTTCTGCTCTACCAAGACCAAAAAGTCCAGGGGAACGTTAGAACGGAGTACAGGGACAGAGTGTCTCTGATCGGGGAACTGGACAAAGGGAATGTCTCTCTGAAACTGGACAACCTGACAACAGTCGACAGTGGAGAATATACGTGCTTTGTAAAGAGCCTCAGTTGGTATGATAAGCGCAGCATGGACCTGGTTGTAAAAG CACTAGGTTCTTCACCCCTCCTCTCATATCATGAAGCTGGAGAAAAGGTGAACGTTACCTGTACATCAGCGGGATGGTCGCCCAAACCCACACTAACCTGGAGAGACAACGAAGGACGAGAACTCCCAAGCAGTCACGCTTACTACAGAACTG gGTCTGAAGGGTTGATGAACGTGAGCTCATGGCTGCTTATCTCTTTGTCTGACCTCGAGTGGATCTCCTGTACTGTGGGTTTAAACCATCAGGAAGTAAGAGAGAGCAGAGTTGTACCACTCAAAG GATTCTGGAGAGAAGCGTTCATCTCGACTCTAGTGCTTTCATTAATCGTCCTCATCGCCTTCACCGTTCTTCTGATTTTGTTCTGGAAAG GTTTACTCCCGCACTGTTCGTCTCACAAAAGTGCAAaagcagcag CTGATTCTCCTGAATCCTTACCGGCAGAGACGGTTCCTCTTAACGCTGCGGAGAACACTCCAGAGAACGCTCCAGAGAACGCTGCGGAGAACGCTGCGGAGAACACTGCAGATAACGCTACAGAGAACTCTGCAGAGAACGCTCCAGAGAACGCTCCAGAGAACGCTCCAGAGAAAGCAACAGAGAACGCAACTCGAG GGATCAGTGCACTATATGTTCCTCCAGAAATTACTGAAGAACGGTCTTTGAAAGACAGATATAAAG tgagtCTCACACTGGATCCATCAACAGCTCACGGATCTCTACATGTGACTGGAGGTCGGAAAAGAGTTCACTGTAAAAATCCAAACGCTGATTGTGAATCTAAATTTCCTCACGTCGTGAGTGAAGAGGAGCTCGGCTCGGGGCAGCACTACTGGGAAGTGATGATATGGGATAAAACATCATCTGCGAAGTGGAAGTCATCGTGGTGTGTAGGAGTGACTCAGAAACCCCACTCGGAGGACGTCCTCAGAGCTCTTTGTTATGAAGAAGGCACTGGGTTATATCCTAATACTGCGAGGTTCAGTAAAATACCCACTGAATATACCATGACGAGATTAGGGCTGCATTTAAACTGTGAAATGAACTCTCTTTCCTTTTACAACGCAGATAAAACCTCTCATAATCATCTCCACACCTTTAATAAAATACCACACGCCACGTATTTTGCGCTGTTCAGTCCAGGAGTGAAAGATGTACATCCTCTCAAAATTCTAAATTAA
- the frg1 gene encoding protein FRG1 yields the protein MAAYSHVKSTKLVLKGLKDKSKKKKNKDKKRKRDNEEDKPDVVGGWWKVRNLGDISGTVAIEMHSRSYVHALDTGLFTVGAPHTGDDEGPDPPEQFTAIKLSDSRIALKSGYGKYLGINSDGVVIGRSDAIGSREQWEPVFQDGKMALLAANSCFISYSENGDIVAKNKTAGDEEMIKIRSCAEREVKKDDDIADEDRGNVKSCEVNYVKKFQSFQDRKLRVNEEDSGTLKKARTEGKFHEALLDRRAKMKADRYCK from the exons ATGGCTGCGTATTCTCACGTCAAATCAACTAAACTCGTGTTGAAAGGTCTGAAGGATAAAAG caaaaagaagaagaacaaggacaagaaaagaaaacgcgATAATGAGGAGGACAAACCCGATGTGGTCG gcggCTGGTGGAAGGTGCGTAATTTAGGTGACATCAGCGGCACGGTGGCGATTGAGATGCACAGCCGGTCGTACGTGCACGCGCTGGACACGGGCCTGTTCACCGTCGGAGCTCCACATACAggag ATGATGAAGGTCCTGATCCACCGGAACAGTTCACCGCCATCAAACTCTCCGACTCGCG AATCGCTCTGAAGTCTGGTTACGGTAAATATTTGGGGATAAACTCGGACGGCGTCGTGATCGGACGCTCGGACGCTATCGGCTCGAGGGAGCAGTGGGAGCCGGTGTTCCAGGAC GGTAAAATGGCTCTGCTGGCAGCAAAcagctgttttatttcatacagCGAGAACGGAGACATCGTGGCCAAAAACAAAACGGCCGGTGACGAGGAGATGATCAAG ATTCGCTCgtgtgcagagagagaggtgaagaaGGACGACGACATCGCAGACGAGGACCGAGGAAACGTCAAGAGCTGCGAGGTCAACTACGT GAAGAAGTTTCAGAGCTTCCAGGACAGGAAGTTGCGGGTGAACGAGGAGGACAGCGGCACGCTGAAGAAAGCCAGGACTGAAGGCAAATTCCACGAGGCTTTACTCGACAG GAGAGCCAAGATGAAAGCTGATCGATACTGCAAGTGA
- the LOC128603996 gene encoding uncharacterized protein LOC128603996, protein MSISSAYPTPYIHSLARPHLHPYPIPTAPSPSLSLPYCPISIPIPSPLPHLHPYTFHTAPSPSLPLPHCPISVPVPSPLPHLHPYTFHTAPSPSLSLPHCPISVPAPSTLPHLRPCPFPTAPSPSLYLPHCPISVPVPSTLPHLRPCPFHTAPSPSLPLPHCPISVPVPSPLPHLHPYTFPTAPSPSLYLPHCPISIPAPSTLPHLRPCPFPTAPSPSLYLPHCPISFPIPSPLPHLHPCTFPTAPSPSLYLPHCPISVPVPSPLPHLHPYTFHTAPSPSLPLPHCPISVPVPSPLPHLHPYTFPTAPSPSLYLPHCPISVPVPSPLPHLHPYTFPTAPSPSLYLPHCPISVPVPSPLPHLHPCPFPTAPSPSLFHRHCPISIPIPSPLPHLHPYTFPTAPSPSLYLTHCPISIPVPSPLPHLCPYTFPTSPSPSLFHRHCPISILIPSPHIHMSPISSNPIFIPTPFPSAPSSFPSHPQQAQS, encoded by the coding sequence ATGAGCATATCATCAGCATATCCAACTCCTTACATCCACTCACTAGCAAGACCCCATCTCCATCCCTATCCTATCCCCACTGCCCCATCTCCGTCCCTGTCCCTTCCCTACTGCCCCATCTCCATCCCTATACCTTCCCCACTGCCCCATCTCCATCCCTATACCTTCCACACTGCCCCATCTCCGTCCCTGCCCCTTCCCCACTGCCCCATCTCCGTCCCTGTCCCTTCCCCACTGCCCCATCTCCATCCCTATACCTTCCACACTGCCCCATCTCCGTCCCTGTCCCTTCCACACTGCCCCATCTCCGTCCCTGCCCCTTCCACACTGCCCCATCTCCGTCCCTGTCCCTTCCCCACTGCCCCATCTCCATCCCTATACCTTCCACACTGCCCCATCTCCGTCCCTGTCCCTTCCACACTGCCCCATCTCCGTCCCTGCCCCTTCCACACTGCCCCATCTCCGTCCCTGCCCCTTCCACACTGCCCCATCTCCGTCCCTGTCCCTTCCCCACTGCCCCATCTCCATCCCTATACCTTCCCCACTGCCCCATCTCCGTCCCTATACCTTCCACACTGCCCCATCTCCATCCCTGCCCCTTCCACACTGCCCCATCTCCGTCCCTGTCCCTTCCCCACTGCCCCATCTCCGTCCCTATACCTTCCCCACTGCCCCATCTCCTTCCCTATACCTTCCCCACTGCCCCATCTCCATCCCTGTACCTTCCCCACTGCCCCATCTCCATCCCTATACCTTCCCCACTGCCCCATCTCCGTCCCTGTCCCTTCCCCACTGCCCCATCTCCATCCCTATACCTTCCACACTGCCCCATCTCCGTCCCTGCCCCTTCCACACTGCCCCATCTCTGTCCCTGTCCCTTCCCCACTGCCCCATCTCCATCCCTATACCTTCCCCACTGCCCCATCTCCATCCCTATACCTTCCCCACTGCCCCATCTCTGTCCCTGTCCCATCCCCACTGCCCCATCTCCATCCCTATACCTTCCCCACTGCCCCATCTCCATCCCTATACCTTCCCCACTGCCCCATCTCTGTCCCTGTTCCATCACCACTGCCCCATCTCCATCCCTGTCCCTTCCCCACTGCCCCATCTCCATCTCTGTTCCATCGCCACTGCCCCATCTCCATCCCTATACCTTCCCCACTGCCCCATCTCCATCCCTATACCTTCCCCACTGCCCCATCTCCATCCCTATACCTTACCCACTGCCCCATCTCCATCCCTGTACCTTCCCCACTGCCCCATCTCTGTCCCTATACCTTCCCCACTTCCCCATCTCCATCCCTGTTCCATCGCCACTGCCCCATCTCCATCCTTATACCTTCCCCACATATCCACATGTCCCCCATATCCAGCAACCCTATCTTCATCCCTACCCCATTCCCCAGTGCCCCGTCATCTTTCCCATCCCATCCCCAACAGGCCCAATCCTAA